A single genomic interval of Streptococcus oralis subsp. dentisani harbors:
- a CDS encoding DEAD/DEAH box helicase family protein gives MAKRKDFSELTRVQIPAALHLMRLGYTYLPRNSKEMIERDPDTNILVSVFKEQFFKFNNYLTEDDFERELANIKLELDQNDLGRSFFKRLQGQENTVYIDWEHPEANTFHLALEVTCQNGQDEFRPDIVIFINGLPLSYIEVKQPNAIRDGKTGIQSEQDRTRYRFENRKFRRFNNITQLIALSDNLPYISGQGQQKQGSYYGSNAYSKTKFNSFKEEREEDFLHSLAMLSEEQIDFVLEDMKRFALKSQPEFTTNLNPDTPCNAFLSSLYQKERLLFMLRFGLVYVEEESKDGQMQLQKHVMRYPQYFATRAIEETIAKGVKKGIIWHTQGSGKTALAYFNIRYLTHYFSKQGIVPQFYFVVDRLDLADQAFKEFTKRGLKVKRINNPQELNQKQDGYDVAVVNIQKFKDDSDLTDRSGYDLNRQNIYFIDEAHRSYNERGSYLPNLYQADTNAIKIALTGTPLITYKKDGKTKESHATTRDIFGDYIHKYYYNQSIDDGFTLRLMREDIETSYKDNLRSINEEIQRGDLSKEDIFAHPHYVEPMLDFIIEDFNRARDLVFDDQSIGGMIVCDSSKQARELEKQLEERRQAGLTKLTSALILHDEGDKEEKKDKVDAYKEGKIDLIIVYSMLLTGFDAPRLKRLYLGRKIKAHNLLQTLTRVNRPYKDYIFGYVIDFADISKEFDKTNRAYLEELNQEYDITLTGENGEDVFGSLFVPADEIAQELSKTEKILIDYPTRNLEYFSQVINDIKDRKELNDLRKALESIKQYYNVARLLGYEHLLQQIDIVQIATLLNILSRRLLTLSLIDKPDEFSSRTLLNLAMSETSFSFVKIAEEELRLAANDLEDLKRRVASGIKKQRDEKDPEWVSLYEEFQRIMKKHLIHGQEGFTMENIKETQKDYEELFKSVEEYHTRMRRLAMNFNGDDMAARSYKHVTNSTTVSEFPAIYHVIKGSKVRLDRKIGQNQGVLDNEDFLKKMIREEARIEMKTNESASSLTREDFNYIVESLFEGYEEEYQH, from the coding sequence ATGGCAAAAAGAAAAGATTTTTCTGAATTAACGAGAGTTCAGATCCCAGCGGCCTTGCATCTCATGCGCCTGGGTTATACTTATCTGCCTCGAAACAGCAAAGAAATGATAGAAAGAGACCCAGATACCAATATCCTTGTATCTGTTTTTAAGGAGCAATTTTTTAAATTTAACAACTACTTGACAGAGGATGATTTTGAGAGAGAACTGGCTAATATCAAGTTGGAACTAGACCAAAATGATCTGGGACGTTCTTTCTTTAAACGATTACAAGGTCAGGAAAATACCGTATATATTGATTGGGAACACCCAGAAGCAAACACCTTCCATCTGGCACTGGAAGTAACCTGTCAAAATGGTCAGGATGAGTTCCGTCCAGATATTGTCATCTTTATCAATGGTCTGCCACTTTCTTATATTGAAGTTAAACAGCCCAATGCTATCCGCGATGGGAAGACAGGGATTCAGTCCGAGCAAGACAGAACCAGGTACCGATTTGAAAACCGTAAATTCCGTCGTTTTAACAACATTACCCAGCTCATTGCCCTTTCTGATAACTTGCCGTATATTAGTGGACAAGGTCAACAAAAACAGGGTTCTTATTACGGTTCGAACGCCTATTCAAAAACCAAGTTTAATTCTTTCAAGGAAGAAAGAGAAGAAGATTTCCTTCATTCCCTTGCCATGCTATCCGAGGAACAAATCGACTTTGTCCTAGAAGATATGAAGCGCTTTGCCCTCAAGTCTCAGCCAGAGTTTACAACAAACCTAAACCCTGATACACCTTGCAATGCCTTTCTGTCTTCTTTGTACCAGAAGGAACGTCTGCTCTTTATGCTTCGTTTTGGTCTGGTCTATGTCGAAGAAGAAAGCAAGGACGGGCAGATGCAATTGCAAAAGCACGTCATGCGCTATCCTCAGTATTTTGCAACACGTGCTATCGAAGAAACAATTGCAAAAGGTGTCAAAAAAGGGATTATCTGGCATACACAAGGTTCGGGTAAGACTGCCTTGGCGTATTTCAATATCCGCTATTTAACTCATTATTTTTCAAAACAAGGGATTGTTCCGCAGTTTTACTTTGTTGTGGACCGTTTAGACCTAGCTGACCAGGCCTTTAAGGAATTCACCAAACGAGGACTCAAGGTTAAGCGCATCAATAACCCACAAGAACTGAATCAAAAACAAGACGGCTATGACGTAGCTGTGGTTAATATCCAGAAGTTTAAGGATGATTCAGACCTGACTGACCGCTCGGGCTATGACCTCAATCGTCAAAATATCTACTTTATCGATGAAGCCCACCGTTCATACAATGAACGAGGTTCCTATTTGCCGAATCTCTATCAGGCAGATACCAATGCTATCAAGATTGCTTTGACAGGAACGCCCCTCATCACCTATAAGAAAGATGGCAAGACTAAGGAAAGTCATGCGACGACTCGTGATATTTTTGGAGACTACATCCATAAATACTACTACAACCAGTCCATTGATGATGGTTTTACCCTACGCCTGATGCGAGAGGATATCGAAACTTCCTATAAAGATAATCTCAGATCTATCAATGAAGAAATCCAACGAGGCGACCTGTCCAAGGAAGATATCTTTGCTCATCCTCATTATGTAGAGCCCATGCTTGATTTTATCATTGAAGATTTTAATCGAGCGCGTGATTTGGTCTTTGATGACCAGAGCATCGGGGGCATGATTGTCTGTGACTCGTCCAAGCAGGCTCGTGAGCTTGAAAAACAATTAGAAGAAAGACGCCAAGCAGGCTTAACCAAGTTGACCTCCGCTCTTATCCTCCATGATGAGGGAGATAAGGAAGAGAAGAAGGACAAGGTAGATGCCTATAAGGAAGGTAAGATTGACCTGATCATCGTATACTCCATGCTCCTGACAGGTTTTGATGCCCCTCGTCTCAAGCGCCTCTATCTAGGGCGCAAGATCAAGGCCCACAATCTCCTTCAGACCTTGACTCGTGTCAATCGTCCTTACAAGGACTATATCTTTGGTTATGTTATTGACTTTGCAGATATCTCAAAGGAGTTCGACAAGACCAACCGCGCCTATCTAGAGGAGTTAAATCAAGAATACGACATTACTCTAACTGGAGAAAATGGGGAAGATGTCTTTGGTTCTCTATTTGTGCCAGCGGATGAGATTGCCCAAGAGTTAAGCAAGACCGAAAAGATTCTCATCGATTATCCGACGAGAAATCTGGAATACTTTTCTCAAGTTATCAATGATATTAAGGATAGAAAGGAGTTAAATGACCTTCGTAAAGCCCTAGAGTCTATCAAGCAGTACTACAATGTCGCTCGTTTACTAGGCTATGAACATCTGCTCCAACAGATTGATATCGTTCAGATAGCAACTCTGCTCAATATCCTCTCCAGACGCTTGCTGACCTTGTCACTGATAGATAAGCCAGATGAGTTTTCAAGCCGAACCCTTCTAAACTTGGCTATGTCTGAGACCAGCTTCAGCTTTGTCAAGATTGCAGAAGAAGAACTTCGTCTAGCAGCCAATGACCTAGAAGATTTGAAACGTCGAGTGGCAAGTGGAATTAAAAAACAACGTGATGAAAAGGATCCTGAGTGGGTCTCTCTCTACGAAGAATTTCAACGCATCATGAAGAAACACCTCATCCATGGCCAAGAAGGCTTTACCATGGAGAATATCAAAGAAACCCAAAAAGACTATGAAGAACTCTTTAAGTCCGTGGAGGAATATCATACTCGTATGAGACGCTTAGCTATGAACTTTAACGGAGATGATATGGCGGCTCGTTCCTACAAGCATGTGACCAACTCAACAACGGTAAGCGAGTTTCCTGCTATTTATCATGTCATCAAGGGTTCTAAAGTCAGACTAGACCGTAAAATCGGTCAAAATCAAGGAGTACTCGATAACGAGGACTTTCTCAAGAAAATGATTCGAGAAGAAGCTCGGATTGAAATGAAAACTAACGAATCTGCAAGTAGTTTGACAAGAGAGGATTTTAATTATATCGTCGAGTCACTATTTGAAGGATATGAAGAGGAATACCAACACTAA
- a CDS encoding type II toxin-antitoxin system RelE/ParE family toxin gives MKLIYTNKTVKKQCTELRQAKKDFSDKVAVKLHQLINFLEVADSLASVTAFPKYHFHQLKGKRQGQFALDIDGRKSSYRLIVGFREEDLEKVFPNPIEIEILKIEEVSNHYE, from the coding sequence ATGAAGCTTATCTATACAAACAAAACTGTTAAAAAGCAGTGCACAGAGCTAAGGCAGGCGAAAAAGGATTTTTCGGATAAGGTTGCTGTAAAGTTGCATCAGCTGATTAACTTTTTGGAAGTGGCAGATTCTTTGGCTAGTGTGACAGCTTTTCCTAAGTACCACTTTCACCAACTCAAGGGAAAGAGACAGGGACAGTTTGCTTTGGATATAGATGGTCGGAAAAGTTCCTATCGGTTGATTGTCGGTTTTCGTGAGGAGGACCTAGAAAAGGTGTTTCCAAATCCTATTGAAATCGAAATCCTAAAAATAGAGGAGGTCAGCAATCACTATGAGTAA
- a CDS encoding restriction endonuclease subunit S produces the protein MSSIRLGEIGKISMCKRILKSQTNEFSGIPFYKISTFGGTPTVYIDEKIYREYKERYSYPKKGDILISAAGTIGKTVIFDGEDSYFQDSNIVWIENDESKVTNQFLYYFLQTNPFITTNGSTIKRLYNDNLRDTKIPNVPSIQQQNQITDILGALDKKIQTNNQINQELEAMAKTLYDYWFVQFDFPDQNGKPYKSSGGKMVYHPELKREIPEGWGVEKLDSLLKIGKETTNPMKFPNEEFKYYSIPEFDTTGTYSLELGESIKSNKFKVEKNDLLVSKLNPWFNRVIYNLEENAISSTEFIVWKTFNRFEKNFLYQVATGKEFIEYCTRFATGTSNSHKRVSPDIMIGFQSPFEKTYIQKFGEIIDSIRTQVLQNNEQNQELTQLRDWLLPMLMNGQVTVE, from the coding sequence ATGAGTAGTATAAGGTTAGGGGAGATTGGAAAAATCTCAATGTGTAAGAGAATATTAAAATCCCAGACAAATGAATTTTCAGGAATCCCTTTTTATAAAATCTCAACGTTTGGTGGTACTCCGACAGTCTATATTGATGAAAAGATTTATCGTGAATACAAAGAAAGATATTCATACCCTAAAAAAGGTGATATTTTAATTTCTGCTGCAGGAACAATTGGGAAAACAGTAATATTTGATGGAGAAGATTCTTATTTTCAGGATTCCAATATAGTATGGATAGAAAATGATGAATCAAAGGTAACAAATCAGTTTCTTTATTATTTTTTACAGACAAATCCTTTTATTACCACAAATGGAAGTACCATAAAAAGATTATATAACGATAATTTAAGAGATACTAAGATACCGAATGTTCCTTCAATCCAACAACAAAATCAAATAACAGATATTTTGGGTGCTTTAGACAAAAAAATCCAAACCAACAACCAAATCAACCAAGAGTTGGAAGCCATGGCCAAGACCCTCTATGACTACTGGTTTGTCCAGTTTGATTTCCCAGACCAGAATGGCAAACCCTATAAATCAAGTGGTGGCAAGATGGTCTATCACCCAGAACTCAAACGCGAAATCCCAGAGGGGTGGGGAGTGGAGAAGTTGGACTCATTACTTAAAATTGGTAAAGAAACAACAAATCCAATGAAATTTCCAAATGAAGAATTTAAGTACTATAGTATACCAGAATTTGATACTACAGGTACATATTCATTAGAACTTGGAGAAAGTATTAAAAGTAATAAATTTAAAGTCGAAAAAAATGATTTGTTAGTTTCAAAACTTAATCCATGGTTTAACAGAGTTATTTATAATCTAGAAGAAAATGCAATTTCATCAACTGAGTTTATTGTATGGAAAACATTTAATCGATTTGAGAAAAACTTTTTGTATCAAGTTGCAACGGGCAAAGAATTTATTGAGTATTGTACACGATTTGCAACAGGTACTTCAAATAGTCATAAAAGAGTTTCGCCTGATATAATGATTGGATTCCAGAGTCCATTTGAGAAAACATATATACAAAAATTTGGGGAGATTATTGATAGCATTAGAACCCAAGTTTTACAGAACAATGAGCAAAACCAAGAACTCACCCAACTGCGCGATTGGCTCTTGCCAATGCTGATGAACGGGCAAGTGACGGTAGAATAG
- a CDS encoding HigA family addiction module antitoxin, which translates to MSNKIVEYKDLIAFHPGQYVEELIEDYNVTQKEFAERLGVSAKTVSKIVNAEESISKETAHKLAKLSGVSMQTWLNLQNAYDVKVAEIAEERELEEGSEKEIGEMIDFKYFKEKGYVPEKRYSLKEKIVELRKILGVASLENLTSFNHLVSYRNTREFTTKSIINSNIMLELASKKARDTTTIKLNRRKLEKSLPALRELTRQDPEIFPQRLYDILLDCGVVLVGLPALPNANLNGATKKFSNGSALLLLTDRNKASDIFWFSLFHEIGHILENDFSSDDGNSESYRLSEEEADQFAKDLLIRPEDYQAFVEKGNFDKSDIIRFAEEIDIHPSVVLGRLQNEGILSFDRFRELKENYYFVS; encoded by the coding sequence ATGAGTAATAAAATTGTTGAATACAAAGACCTGATTGCTTTTCATCCAGGTCAGTATGTTGAAGAGTTGATTGAAGATTATAACGTAACGCAGAAAGAATTTGCGGAGCGTTTGGGAGTTTCAGCAAAGACTGTCAGCAAGATCGTCAATGCTGAGGAGTCCATTAGTAAAGAAACGGCTCATAAGTTAGCCAAGCTAAGCGGAGTTTCCATGCAAACTTGGCTCAATCTTCAAAATGCTTATGATGTAAAAGTGGCTGAGATCGCAGAGGAAAGAGAGCTTGAAGAAGGTAGCGAGAAAGAAATCGGTGAGATGATTGATTTCAAGTATTTTAAGGAAAAAGGCTACGTTCCAGAAAAACGCTATAGTTTGAAGGAAAAGATTGTCGAGCTTCGCAAGATTTTAGGTGTGGCAAGTCTAGAAAACCTTACATCGTTTAACCATCTAGTCAGCTATCGGAATACGCGTGAGTTTACGACTAAAAGTATAATCAACTCCAATATCATGCTGGAGTTGGCATCTAAAAAAGCACGTGATACAACAACTATCAAGCTCAATCGCAGAAAGTTAGAGAAAAGCTTGCCTGCCTTGAGAGAGTTGACCAGACAGGACCCAGAAATCTTTCCACAGCGCTTGTACGATATCTTACTTGATTGTGGTGTTGTTTTAGTCGGTCTACCTGCTTTGCCAAATGCCAATCTGAATGGAGCAACTAAAAAATTCAGTAATGGCAGTGCCTTGCTTTTACTCACGGATCGAAACAAAGCATCAGATATTTTCTGGTTCTCACTTTTCCATGAGATAGGACATATTCTGGAGAATGATTTTTCATCTGATGATGGAAATAGCGAATCCTACCGACTTTCTGAGGAAGAGGCAGATCAGTTTGCAAAAGATCTTTTAATAAGACCAGAAGACTATCAGGCTTTTGTTGAAAAAGGAAACTTTGATAAGTCGGATATCATACGTTTTGCAGAGGAGATAGATATTCATCCTAGCGTCGTTTTAGGCAGACTACAAAATGAGGGTATTCTCAGTTTTGACCGTTTTCGTGAATTAAAAGAAAATTATTACTTTGTTTCTTGA
- a CDS encoding YbgA family protein encodes MEQTNQKSQCQQLWARNKYLVLSHSSNIYNEIRQYLKNEVVEVSHVQELIDRACQIPEHRGQVCNAFQHIWGYFKKKATDVERKDYMLLLDRYRFGQTSKKDLIAKTRDLLDRYPNTYLQHSTLLKGDAHETLA; translated from the coding sequence ATGGAACAAACTAATCAAAAATCCCAGTGTCAACAACTCTGGGCTAGAAATAAATACCTTGTTTTGAGCCATTCCAGCAATATTTACAATGAGATTCGCCAATATCTCAAGAATGAAGTGGTGGAGGTAAGTCATGTTCAAGAACTAATCGACCGTGCCTGTCAAATCCCAGAACACAGGGGTCAGGTTTGCAATGCCTTTCAGCATATTTGGGGCTATTTCAAAAAGAAAGCGACAGATGTTGAGCGCAAGGACTATATGCTCTTGCTGGATCGCTACCGCTTTGGTCAAACTTCTAAGAAAGACTTGATCGCTAAGACTCGAGACTTGCTGGATCGCTATCCCAATACCTACTTGCAACATTCGACTTTACTGAAAGGAGACGCCCATGAGACTTTGGCATGA
- a CDS encoding HsdM family class I SAM-dependent methyltransferase codes for MNETYKVQVQGLVDDLKAVFTHAGLGGEAGEYKLLTQSFLYKFLNDKFLYQAKVLDESNTYENLLAMSEEDYDWLLEDIGTSTAWLKPDQLIETLHRQQNEPTFYETFENTLNQIAIDNNDIFSVHTDGDTAIRLFDERLITDTISDCSKRNEVAKSIINLLARVKFDEDIFSQGFDFFSTLFEYMIKDYNKDGGGKYAEYYTPHSVAKIIADILVGHDQPSNVRIYDPSAGSGTLLMNLASRIGVDKTTVYSQDISQKSSNLLRLNLILNGLQHSIHNIVQGNTIIANRHPEKMDYIVSNPPFKLDFSEWRDQVETLPEASERFFAGVPKVPAKSKDKMAIYELFVQHIIYSLKPDGQAAVVLPTGFITAQSGIDKTIRQHLVDNQMLAGVVSMPSNIFATTGTNVSILFIDKKNKGDVVLIDASNLGTKVKEGKNQKTVLSPEEEQKIVETFIKKEVVEDFSVTVSYEDIKEKNYSLSAGQYFDIKIDYVDITAEEFEAKMTAFQNKLSDLFQQSHDLEQEIEKQMKGLKYE; via the coding sequence ATGAATGAAACATACAAAGTCCAAGTCCAAGGCTTGGTAGATGATTTGAAAGCTGTATTTACCCACGCGGGACTAGGAGGAGAAGCGGGTGAGTATAAACTCCTCACCCAGTCCTTCCTCTACAAATTTTTAAACGATAAGTTTTTGTATCAAGCCAAGGTCCTAGATGAGTCCAACACCTATGAAAATTTGTTGGCTATGAGTGAGGAAGACTACGACTGGCTCTTGGAGGATATCGGTACCAGCACCGCTTGGCTCAAGCCAGACCAGTTGATCGAAACCCTCCACCGTCAGCAAAATGAGCCGACTTTTTACGAAACTTTTGAAAATACCCTCAACCAGATAGCCATTGACAATAACGATATCTTCTCCGTTCACACAGACGGGGATACGGCCATTCGTCTCTTTGATGAGCGTTTGATTACAGATACTATATCAGATTGTAGTAAACGTAACGAAGTGGCAAAATCTATCATCAATCTCCTAGCCCGTGTCAAGTTTGACGAGGATATTTTTTCACAAGGCTTTGATTTTTTCTCTACTCTTTTTGAGTACATGATCAAGGACTACAACAAAGACGGTGGTGGCAAGTATGCCGAGTACTACACACCTCACTCAGTCGCTAAGATTATCGCGGATATCCTGGTGGGACATGACCAGCCGTCAAATGTGCGCATCTATGATCCGTCAGCTGGTTCGGGCACCTTGCTGATGAACCTGGCTAGTCGTATCGGCGTGGACAAGACTACTGTCTATAGTCAGGACATCTCGCAAAAGTCCTCCAATCTCCTCCGTCTCAATCTGATCTTGAATGGACTACAGCACTCCATTCATAATATCGTACAGGGAAATACCATTATAGCTAATCGCCATCCTGAAAAGATGGACTATATCGTGTCCAACCCTCCTTTCAAGTTGGACTTTTCAGAGTGGCGTGACCAAGTCGAGACCTTGCCGGAAGCTAGTGAGCGTTTCTTTGCAGGTGTGCCAAAGGTTCCTGCCAAGTCCAAGGACAAGATGGCGATTTATGAGCTCTTTGTTCAGCATATCATCTACTCCCTGAAACCAGACGGTCAAGCAGCCGTTGTCTTGCCGACAGGATTTATCACAGCCCAGTCAGGGATTGACAAGACTATCCGTCAACACTTGGTGGACAATCAAATGCTGGCAGGTGTCGTTTCTATGCCGTCCAATATCTTTGCGACGACAGGAACCAACGTTTCCATCCTCTTTATCGATAAGAAAAACAAGGGTGATGTCGTCCTCATCGATGCCTCAAACCTCGGAACCAAAGTCAAGGAAGGCAAGAACCAAAAGACTGTCCTCTCTCCTGAGGAAGAGCAGAAGATCGTCGAGACCTTTATCAAGAAAGAAGTCGTCGAAGACTTTTCTGTCACGGTTTCTTATGAGGATATCAAGGAGAAAAACTACTCTCTCAGCGCAGGCCAATACTTTGACATCAAGATCGACTATGTAGATATCACAGCAGAAGAGTTTGAAGCCAAGATGACCGCCTTTCAAAACAAACTCTCAGACCTCTTCCAGCAATCACATGACTTGGAGCAGGAGATAGAGAAGCAGATGAAGGGATTGAAGTATGAGTAG
- the metE gene encoding 5-methyltetrahydropteroyltriglutamate--homocysteine S-methyltransferase produces MSTTIIGFPRLGEFRELKFTTEKYFRKEISEEELLAAAKELRAKHWNIVKEKGITEIPSNDFSHYDNFLDAAFLFNVVPASVQNLDLTDLERYFALARGYQGEKGDVRALPMKKWFNTNYHYIVPKFEKDTQVKLAGHKIFDEFQEAKGLGLNTRPVLVGPFTFLQLSDFEEGVKAEDFVDSFVAAYQEVFAKLAELGATRIQLDEAALVKDLTAEEKALFLNLYNKLLADKKGLEVLLQTYFGDVRDVYADLVNLPVDAIGLDFVEGKKTLELVKGGFPADKTLYAGIVNGKNIWRNNYEKSLAVLEQIPAENIVLTSSCSLLHVPFTTANEEFEPAILNHFAFAVEKLEELRDLDAIRNGQGAEALAANKELFATERVGENAELRARIAGLTDADYTRLPAFAEREAIQEEAFKLPALPTTTIGSFPQTKEVRAKRLAYRKGELTQEEYDAFLAETIDEWIKWQEEVGFDVLVHGEFERNDMVEYFGQNLSGYLFSKNGWVQSYGMRGVKPPIIWGDVTRLNPITVKWSSYAQSRTDKPVKGMLTGPVTILNWSFPREDISIKDSTLQIALAIKDEVLDLEAAGVKIIQIDEAALREKLPLRRSDWYEDYLDWAIPAFRLVHSTVAPDTQIHTHMCYSEFTDIIPAIDNMDADVISFEASRSNLEILDELKAKNFQTEVGPGVYDIHSPRVPNEGEIDHTIEAILAKVPSKKVWINPDCGLKTRGIPETKESLIRLVEAAKAAREKL; encoded by the coding sequence ATGTCAACTACGATCATCGGTTTCCCTCGTTTGGGCGAATTCCGCGAATTAAAATTTACAACTGAAAAATACTTTAGAAAAGAAATCTCAGAAGAAGAACTCCTTGCCGCAGCAAAAGAATTGCGCGCGAAACACTGGAACATTGTCAAAGAAAAAGGTATCACTGAAATCCCATCAAATGACTTTTCTCACTATGATAACTTCCTAGATGCAGCCTTCCTTTTCAACGTGGTGCCTGCTTCAGTTCAAAACTTGGACTTGACTGACCTTGAGCGCTACTTTGCCTTGGCGCGTGGTTACCAAGGAGAAAAAGGGGATGTGCGCGCCCTTCCGATGAAGAAGTGGTTTAACACCAACTACCACTACATCGTTCCTAAATTTGAAAAAGACACTCAAGTCAAACTTGCAGGTCACAAGATCTTTGACGAATTCCAAGAAGCAAAAGGACTTGGTCTCAACACTCGTCCAGTCCTTGTAGGACCATTCACTTTCCTTCAATTGTCAGACTTTGAAGAAGGTGTGAAAGCAGAAGACTTCGTAGATAGCTTTGTAGCTGCTTACCAAGAAGTTTTTGCTAAATTGGCTGAACTTGGTGCGACTCGCATCCAACTCGATGAAGCTGCTCTTGTAAAAGATTTGACAGCTGAAGAAAAAGCTCTCTTCTTGAACCTCTACAACAAACTTTTGGCTGATAAAAAAGGTCTTGAAGTATTGCTTCAAACTTACTTCGGTGACGTTCGTGATGTCTACGCTGACCTTGTAAACTTGCCAGTGGATGCTATCGGTCTTGACTTCGTTGAAGGTAAGAAAACTCTTGAACTTGTTAAAGGTGGTTTCCCAGCTGACAAGACTCTTTATGCAGGTATCGTCAATGGTAAAAACATCTGGCGTAATAACTACGAAAAGAGCTTGGCTGTTCTTGAGCAAATCCCAGCTGAAAACATTGTTTTGACAAGCTCATGTTCACTTCTTCATGTGCCATTTACAACTGCTAACGAAGAATTTGAACCAGCTATCTTGAACCACTTTGCCTTTGCGGTTGAAAAATTGGAAGAACTTCGTGACTTGGATGCTATCCGCAATGGTCAAGGTGCAGAAGCTCTTGCAGCTAACAAAGAACTCTTTGCGACTGAACGTGTTGGTGAAAATGCAGAACTTCGTGCGCGTATCGCTGGATTGACAGACGCTGACTACACTCGTTTGCCAGCCTTTGCTGAACGTGAAGCTATCCAAGAAGAAGCCTTCAAACTGCCAGCTCTTCCAACCACAACCATTGGTTCATTCCCTCAAACTAAAGAAGTTCGTGCTAAACGTTTGGCTTACCGTAAGGGTGAATTGACCCAAGAAGAATACGATGCCTTCCTTGCTGAAACAATCGACGAATGGATCAAATGGCAAGAAGAAGTTGGATTTGACGTGCTGGTACACGGTGAGTTCGAGCGTAATGACATGGTTGAGTACTTCGGTCAAAACTTGTCAGGTTACCTCTTCTCTAAGAATGGTTGGGTGCAATCTTACGGTATGCGTGGGGTGAAACCACCAATCATCTGGGGTGATGTGACTCGTCTCAACCCAATCACTGTCAAATGGTCTAGCTACGCACAAAGCCGTACTGACAAACCTGTTAAAGGGATGTTGACTGGACCTGTTACCATCCTGAACTGGTCATTCCCACGCGAAGACATCTCTATCAAGGACTCAACTCTTCAAATCGCTCTTGCCATCAAGGATGAAGTTCTTGACCTTGAAGCTGCTGGCGTAAAAATCATCCAAATCGACGAGGCTGCTCTTCGTGAGAAATTGCCACTTCGTCGTAGCGACTGGTACGAAGACTACCTTGACTGGGCAATTCCTGCCTTCCGCTTGGTACACTCTACAGTAGCGCCAGACACTCAAATCCACACTCACATGTGTTACTCAGAATTTACAGATATCATCCCAGCTATCGACAACATGGATGCGGACGTTATTTCCTTTGAAGCTAGCCGTTCAAACCTTGAAATCTTGGATGAACTCAAAGCGAAAAACTTCCAAACAGAAGTGGGACCTGGGGTTTACGATATCCACTCTCCTCGTGTGCCAAACGAAGGCGAAATCGACCATACAATCGAGGCTATCCTTGCCAAAGTTCCAAGCAAGAAAGTTTGGATCAACCCTGACTGTGGTTTGAAAACACGTGGTATTCCAGAAACAAAAGAAAGCTTGATCCGCCTTGTCGAAGCAGCAAAAGCTGCGCGTGAGAAATTATAA
- a CDS encoding TIGR02328 family protein — translation MRLWHEALISQLPRPQLLGQHRECCALRGNGWGRKHATVDYVFTHSPYRLYAYHDLIMKEMANRGYKVSPEWLDKNYRGKICPAYEDLPEEKLGNPIYSEHDARYYEECLANLREKGIDL, via the coding sequence ATGAGACTTTGGCATGAGGCTTTGATTTCACAACTTCCCCGTCCTCAACTTTTGGGGCAACATCGGGAGTGTTGCGCCCTGCGTGGCAATGGCTGGGGTAGAAAGCATGCGACAGTGGACTATGTCTTTACCCATTCGCCCTATCGTCTCTATGCCTACCATGACTTGATCATGAAGGAGATGGCTAACCGAGGCTATAAGGTCAGTCCAGAGTGGCTGGATAAAAACTACCGAGGTAAAATTTGTCCAGCTTATGAAGACTTGCCTGAGGAAAAGTTGGGGAATCCTATCTATAGCGAACATGATGCAAGATACTATGAGGAGTGTCTGGCAAATCTCCGAGAGAAGGGGATAGACCTATAG